The following proteins come from a genomic window of Pyxidicoccus sp. MSG2:
- a CDS encoding helix-turn-helix domain-containing protein has translation MNEELAITVGAAARAARVRLGLTQADVAERVGIAMEVYSRMERGKVLPSVTTLRRLCQVLRIGADTLLGLEVEARVDAPVEEAPVTTASGEDPPRLRRMVRALRALDAEQLRAVSQVVHGALGLLRRSSLP, from the coding sequence ATGAACGAGGAACTGGCCATCACCGTGGGGGCCGCCGCGCGGGCCGCGCGGGTGAGGCTCGGGCTGACCCAGGCGGACGTGGCCGAGCGCGTGGGCATCGCCATGGAGGTCTACAGCCGCATGGAGCGCGGCAAGGTGCTGCCCAGCGTCACCACGCTGCGCAGGCTGTGCCAGGTGCTGCGCATCGGCGCGGACACGCTCCTGGGCCTGGAGGTCGAGGCGCGGGTGGATGCCCCGGTAGAGGAGGCCCCCGTCACCACTGCCTCTGGAGAGGACCCGCCCCGCCTGCGCCGGATGGTGCGCGCGCTGCGAGCGCTGGACGCCGAGCAACTCCGCGCCGTGTCCCAGGTGGTCCACGGCGCGCTCGGCCTGCTGCGCCGGTCGTCGCTACCTTGA
- a CDS encoding helix-turn-helix domain-containing protein translates to MREPVDHKLAVLLGAAAREARTRLGLTQGDVAERMGMAMEVYSRMERGKMLPRAQTLRRLCDVLQVSADTLLGVGRTGAPVPLAPRRSSQEDPLELRRMTRKLRDLEPAQLRAVSRVVNAVVTVMPRPSAAVAARPVRKRRATG, encoded by the coding sequence ATGCGTGAGCCTGTCGACCATAAGCTCGCGGTCCTCCTGGGAGCGGCCGCTCGCGAGGCCCGCACGCGCCTGGGCCTCACCCAGGGTGACGTGGCCGAGCGCATGGGCATGGCCATGGAGGTCTACAGCCGCATGGAGCGCGGGAAGATGCTGCCCCGTGCGCAGACGCTCCGGCGCCTCTGCGACGTGCTGCAGGTCTCCGCGGACACGCTGCTGGGCGTGGGCCGCACCGGCGCCCCGGTGCCGCTGGCGCCCCGCAGGTCGTCTCAAGAGGACCCGCTGGAGCTGCGCCGCATGACGCGCAAGCTCCGGGATTTGGAGCCCGCTCAGCTCCGCGCGGTGTCCCGGGTGGTGAACGCCGTCGTCACCGTGATGCCCCGTCCCAGTGCCGCGGTCGCCGCGCGCCCCGTCCGCAAGCGCCGCGCGACGGGGTAG
- a CDS encoding DUF4215 domain-containing protein: MKTQPARLVSILLACLSISLTACGDDGSREPDGGSNPDVQDASTRDAGTDAGTQPDTDAGLDAGADAGQDAGTDPGTDAGQDAGSDAGTDAGTDAGTDPGTDAGTDAGTDPGTDAGTDAGTDAGTGACGNGHVEAPEACDDRNLSSNDGCSGTCTVEPGYNCPQSGGRCRAAACNDGIIAGDEECEDGNTAANDGCSAQCRLEEGYKCPDLGQRCQATVCGDGVVEGTEQCDDGPVKVHDMGDGCSPQCKKEPECTDGTCTAVCGDGVMLPNSTAEECDDGNTRANDGCSPTCRLEDGFACTVITEDPPTKVTLPTVYRDFRGHDLEATSSLPRGHIDFQNASVAETGIVATTLGADGKPVYAKEGVSSGSTHGKESFDQWYRDVANVNKPVVGTLELNRQANGSYLFDNPTFFPLDDKGWVASGDEITRDGNHNFSFTSEARYWFEYKGTEVLTFRGDDDVWVFINGKRALDLGGVHPAQDGTITMSQKASELGLRVGGIYEVVVFQAERHTSGSSYKLTLNNFETRRTVCINTCGDGIVDTSKGEECDDGVNDGGYGQCAHGCVWGPRCGDGIRQEEGGEECDDGNTTSRDGCSSVCKLEIG, encoded by the coding sequence ATGAAGACCCAGCCAGCGCGACTCGTGAGCATCCTGCTCGCCTGCCTCTCCATCTCCCTGACGGCGTGCGGGGACGACGGCTCCCGCGAGCCCGACGGCGGCTCGAACCCAGACGTGCAGGATGCCTCCACGCGCGATGCCGGCACCGATGCGGGGACTCAACCTGATACCGATGCCGGTCTGGACGCGGGGGCCGACGCGGGCCAGGACGCAGGGACCGACCCTGGCACCGATGCTGGCCAGGACGCAGGGAGTGACGCTGGCACCGATGCGGGGACGGACGCGGGGACCGACCCCGGCACCGATGCGGGCACGGACGCGGGGACCGACCCCGGCACCGATGCGGGCACGGACGCGGGGACGGATGCGGGCACTGGCGCCTGTGGCAACGGCCACGTCGAGGCGCCCGAGGCATGCGACGACCGCAACCTCTCCTCCAACGACGGCTGCAGCGGCACATGCACCGTGGAGCCCGGCTACAACTGCCCGCAGTCCGGTGGGCGCTGCCGTGCGGCGGCGTGCAACGACGGCATCATCGCCGGTGACGAGGAGTGCGAGGACGGCAACACCGCCGCGAACGACGGATGCAGCGCGCAGTGCCGCCTGGAGGAGGGCTACAAGTGCCCCGACCTCGGCCAGCGCTGCCAGGCCACCGTCTGCGGCGACGGCGTCGTGGAGGGCACCGAGCAGTGCGATGACGGCCCCGTCAAGGTCCACGACATGGGAGATGGCTGCTCTCCCCAGTGCAAGAAGGAGCCGGAATGCACCGACGGCACCTGCACGGCCGTGTGCGGCGACGGGGTGATGCTGCCCAACAGCACGGCCGAGGAGTGCGACGACGGCAACACCCGCGCCAACGACGGCTGCTCGCCGACGTGCCGCCTGGAGGACGGCTTTGCCTGCACCGTCATCACGGAGGACCCGCCGACGAAGGTCACCCTCCCCACTGTCTACCGCGACTTCCGCGGCCATGACCTGGAGGCGACGAGCAGCCTGCCGCGCGGCCACATCGACTTCCAGAACGCGAGCGTCGCCGAGACGGGCATCGTCGCGACGACGCTCGGGGCCGACGGCAAGCCCGTGTACGCGAAGGAGGGCGTGAGCTCCGGCTCCACCCACGGCAAGGAGAGCTTCGACCAGTGGTACCGGGACGTGGCCAACGTCAACAAGCCCGTCGTCGGGACGCTGGAACTGAACCGCCAGGCCAACGGCTCGTACCTGTTCGACAACCCGACCTTCTTCCCGCTCGACGACAAGGGCTGGGTGGCGTCCGGCGACGAAATCACCCGCGACGGCAACCACAACTTCAGCTTCACCAGCGAGGCCCGCTACTGGTTCGAGTACAAGGGCACCGAGGTGCTCACCTTCCGCGGCGACGACGACGTGTGGGTGTTCATCAACGGGAAGCGGGCGCTGGACCTGGGCGGCGTGCACCCCGCGCAGGACGGCACCATCACCATGTCCCAGAAGGCCTCCGAGCTGGGCCTGCGCGTGGGCGGCATCTACGAAGTCGTCGTGTTCCAGGCCGAGCGCCACACCTCCGGCTCCTCGTACAAGCTCACCCTCAACAACTTCGAGACCCGCCGCACCGTGTGCATCAACACCTGTGGCGACGGCATCGTCGACACCTCGAAGGGCGAGGAGTGCGACGACGGCGTGAATGACGGCGGCTACGGCCAGTGCGCCCACGGCTGCGTGTGGGGCCCGCGCTGCGGCGACGGCATCCGCCAGGAAGAGGGCGGCGAGGAGTGCGATGACGGCAACACCACCAGCCGCGACGGCTGCAGCTCGGTCTGCAAGCTCGAGATTGGCTGA
- a CDS encoding GAF domain-containing sensor histidine kinase — translation MIPPSLPPDEAHRLQALRGLCVLDTPSEERFDRIVRTAAKLFRVPMALVSLVDEGRQWFKARVGLDGSETPREHSFCGHAILGSSTFVVPDAVRDVRFHDNPFVIGEPFVRFYAGHPVRAPDGSRVGTLCLIDSTPREFSDAERAALADLAAWVELELDAITVRLAHEALREQQRLKTEFISTVSHELRTPLTSIRGSLGLLTGGVAGPLPGPVAEMVDIAHKNSERLIRLINDILDLDKVEAGKLDLYLEVADLAPLLLHAAQAHQGYAGEYGVRVELELDASGARARVDADRLEQVLANLLSNAIKFSPRGEPVTLRLSRHAGRLRVSVEDRGPGVPEDFRARIFQKFAQADGSDTRRRGGTGLGLSIARALTERMGGALDFTSAPGAGTTFWFDLPECPPEAK, via the coding sequence ATGATTCCCCCCTCCCTACCCCCGGACGAGGCCCACCGCCTCCAGGCCCTGCGTGGCCTCTGCGTACTGGACACGCCGTCGGAGGAACGCTTCGACCGCATCGTCCGCACCGCGGCGAAGCTGTTCCGCGTGCCCATGGCCCTGGTGTCGCTGGTGGACGAGGGCCGGCAGTGGTTCAAGGCCCGCGTCGGCCTGGACGGCTCCGAGACGCCGCGCGAGCACTCCTTCTGCGGCCACGCCATCCTCGGCTCGAGCACCTTCGTGGTGCCGGATGCCGTGCGTGACGTGCGCTTCCACGACAATCCGTTCGTCATCGGCGAGCCCTTCGTCCGCTTCTACGCGGGCCACCCGGTGCGCGCCCCGGACGGCAGCCGCGTGGGCACCCTCTGCCTCATCGACTCGACGCCGCGCGAGTTCTCCGACGCGGAGCGCGCCGCGCTCGCGGACCTGGCGGCGTGGGTGGAGCTGGAGCTGGACGCCATCACCGTGCGCCTGGCCCACGAGGCCTTGCGCGAACAGCAGCGGCTGAAGACGGAGTTCATCTCCACGGTGAGCCATGAGCTGCGCACGCCGCTCACCTCCATCCGTGGCTCGCTGGGCCTGCTGACGGGCGGCGTGGCCGGACCGCTGCCCGGGCCGGTGGCGGAGATGGTGGACATCGCCCACAAGAACAGTGAGCGGCTCATCCGCCTCATCAACGACATCCTGGATCTGGACAAGGTGGAGGCCGGCAAGCTGGACCTCTACCTGGAGGTGGCGGACCTGGCGCCGCTGCTCCTCCATGCGGCGCAGGCGCACCAGGGCTATGCGGGCGAGTACGGCGTGCGGGTGGAGCTGGAGCTGGATGCGTCCGGCGCCCGGGCCCGGGTGGACGCGGACCGGCTGGAGCAGGTGCTGGCCAACCTCCTGTCCAACGCCATCAAGTTCTCCCCGCGAGGCGAGCCCGTCACCCTGCGCCTGTCCCGCCACGCGGGCCGGCTGCGCGTCAGCGTGGAGGACCGGGGGCCCGGCGTGCCCGAGGACTTCCGCGCCCGCATCTTCCAGAAGTTCGCCCAGGCGGACGGCTCGGACACCCGCAGGCGCGGTGGCACGGGCCTGGGGCTGAGCATCGCCCGTGCGTTGACCGAGCGGATGGGCGGCGCGCTGGACTTCACCTCCGCCCCGGGCGCCGGCACCACCTTCTGGTTCGACCTGCCCGAGTGTCCGCCGGAGGCGAAATGA
- a CDS encoding response regulator yields MTTLRKVMLVDDEDDIRTIGNLSLSRVGGWQTVLAASGAEALEKAAAEKPDLILLDVMMPGMDGPTTFGRLRAQEATAHTPIIFMTAKIQKQEVARYLELGALGVIGKPFDPMTLPSEIRKLVPA; encoded by the coding sequence ATGACCACGCTACGCAAGGTGATGCTCGTCGACGACGAGGATGACATCCGCACCATTGGCAACCTGAGCCTGAGCCGCGTCGGCGGCTGGCAGACGGTGCTGGCCGCGTCCGGCGCGGAGGCGCTGGAGAAGGCCGCCGCGGAGAAGCCGGACCTCATCCTGCTGGACGTGATGATGCCCGGTATGGACGGGCCCACGACGTTCGGCAGGCTGCGCGCCCAGGAGGCCACCGCGCACACGCCCATCATCTTCATGACGGCGAAAATCCAGAAGCAGGAGGTGGCGCGCTACCTGGAGCTGGGCGCGCTGGGCGTCATCGGCAAGCCGTTCGACCCGATGACGCTGCCGTCGGAGATTCGCAAGCTGGTGCCGGCATGA
- a CDS encoding ATP-binding protein — protein MKMGSRLSKRSVMLAAGALVLLCGLFVVGRPWEVSQNDRYRTALRQLRVASAELELDVLRARQGLPEVHGSGKSDFAALRARAEALREFPSFLTDEDRQTLTASLDAYQRALGDAEVLLVRSRDADSRGERREANAALQALLERTASVQAERLITTYLQLYERAQGRNERSRVAFFLVSLALGAYVVVVLVRLSRATTELAAFNEGLERRVEERTAALSTANGELSASEARKAAILEASADGILLVDGEGRLLEVNPSAERTLRLEPGQGVGRDFLTLALPASLPAGERERVAAAMDAPAGRSTRLESQCLRADGGMFPAELTLARVPGDGPPRFTVFVRDITERKAVERMKNEFISTVSHELRTPLTSIRGSLGLLEGGIMGELPPQALDMVRIARTNTERLIRLINDILDLEKMEAGKLELKLAPLECAELVEATLAGVQGMADTAGVTLRSEVEGAPRVRGDRDRLIQVLTNLVSNAVKFSPRGSPVVVRAWDVEGGRVRFSVVDQGPGIPPEQRSRLFGRFQQLDGSDTRSKGGTGLGLAISQAIVDQHGGRIEVESEEGKGSTFTFALDAMRPETHAAPASVPRDESRHNVLVTTADTELSTLLRGLLAAEGYRVVRAANLAEAAKALDESLPDALVVDTQMPDGQALEWVRGLREQPRTRELPVLVLSGRSSEGEGVGMPMWVDWMAKPLEETRLLKTLRYAMRQPGQARVLVVDDDAATRRVLCAQLERLGGVQVFEAADGESAVELARETTPDLIVLDVGLPRLDGFEVVDILRQGKGRTTPLIVFTGRELSRTDQRQLTLGITRHLTKARSSEDELVSSVRELLNGLLSRRDAVTAAARKV, from the coding sequence ATGAAGATGGGTTCGCGCCTGTCGAAGCGGTCGGTGATGCTGGCGGCGGGCGCGTTGGTGCTCCTGTGTGGCCTGTTCGTCGTCGGCCGCCCGTGGGAGGTGTCGCAGAACGACCGCTACCGCACCGCCCTGCGGCAGCTGCGCGTGGCCAGCGCCGAGCTGGAACTGGACGTGCTGCGCGCGCGCCAGGGGCTGCCGGAGGTGCACGGCTCGGGCAAGTCGGACTTCGCCGCGCTGCGGGCCCGTGCGGAGGCGCTGCGCGAGTTTCCCTCCTTCCTGACGGACGAGGACCGCCAGACGCTCACCGCGTCGCTGGACGCGTACCAGCGCGCGCTCGGGGATGCGGAAGTGCTGCTGGTCCGCAGCCGGGATGCGGACTCGCGAGGCGAGCGGCGCGAGGCGAACGCGGCCCTGCAGGCGCTGCTGGAGCGCACCGCGAGCGTGCAGGCGGAGCGGCTCATCACCACCTACCTCCAGCTCTACGAGCGGGCGCAGGGGCGCAACGAGCGCTCGCGCGTGGCCTTCTTCCTGGTGTCGCTGGCCCTGGGCGCGTACGTGGTGGTGGTGCTGGTGCGGCTGTCGCGCGCCACCACGGAGCTGGCCGCGTTCAACGAGGGGCTGGAGCGCCGGGTGGAGGAGCGCACCGCCGCGCTGTCCACGGCCAACGGCGAGCTGAGCGCGAGCGAGGCGCGCAAGGCGGCGATTCTGGAGGCGTCGGCGGACGGCATCCTCCTGGTGGATGGGGAGGGGCGCCTGCTGGAGGTGAACCCGTCCGCGGAGCGCACCCTGCGGCTGGAGCCCGGGCAGGGCGTGGGCCGGGACTTCCTGACGCTGGCGCTGCCCGCGTCGCTGCCGGCCGGAGAGCGGGAGCGCGTTGCCGCCGCGATGGACGCGCCCGCGGGTCGCTCCACCCGGCTGGAGTCACAGTGCCTGCGCGCGGACGGGGGAATGTTCCCCGCGGAGCTGACGCTGGCCCGCGTGCCCGGAGACGGGCCGCCGCGCTTCACCGTCTTCGTGCGCGACATCACCGAGCGCAAGGCGGTGGAGCGGATGAAGAACGAGTTCATCTCCACCGTGAGCCATGAATTGCGCACGCCGCTCACCTCCATCCGCGGCTCGCTGGGCCTCCTGGAGGGCGGCATCATGGGCGAGCTGCCCCCGCAGGCGCTGGACATGGTGCGCATCGCCCGCACCAACACCGAGCGCCTCATCCGGCTCATCAACGACATCCTCGACCTGGAGAAGATGGAGGCCGGCAAGCTGGAGCTGAAGCTGGCGCCGCTGGAGTGCGCGGAGTTGGTGGAGGCGACGCTCGCCGGTGTCCAGGGCATGGCGGACACGGCCGGGGTGACCCTGCGCTCGGAGGTGGAAGGCGCGCCGCGCGTGCGCGGAGACCGGGACAGGCTCATCCAGGTGCTGACCAACCTGGTGTCCAACGCGGTGAAGTTCTCTCCTCGGGGCTCGCCGGTGGTGGTGCGCGCGTGGGACGTGGAGGGCGGCCGGGTGCGCTTCAGCGTGGTGGACCAGGGGCCGGGGATTCCGCCCGAGCAGCGCAGCCGGCTCTTCGGGCGCTTCCAGCAACTGGACGGCTCGGACACGCGCTCCAAGGGAGGCACGGGGCTGGGGCTGGCGATTTCGCAGGCGATTGTGGACCAGCACGGCGGCCGCATCGAAGTGGAGAGCGAGGAGGGGAAGGGCTCCACCTTCACCTTCGCGCTGGACGCGATGAGGCCCGAGACGCACGCGGCGCCCGCGTCGGTGCCGCGCGACGAGTCCCGCCACAACGTGCTGGTGACGACGGCGGACACGGAGCTGTCCACGCTGCTGCGCGGGCTCTTGGCGGCGGAGGGCTACCGCGTGGTGCGTGCCGCCAACCTCGCGGAGGCGGCGAAGGCGCTGGACGAGTCGCTGCCGGACGCGCTGGTGGTGGACACGCAGATGCCGGACGGGCAGGCGCTGGAGTGGGTGCGGGGGCTGCGCGAGCAGCCGCGCACGCGGGAGCTGCCGGTGCTGGTGTTGTCCGGGCGCTCGTCCGAGGGCGAGGGCGTGGGCATGCCGATGTGGGTGGACTGGATGGCGAAGCCGCTGGAGGAGACGCGGCTGCTCAAGACGCTGCGCTACGCCATGCGGCAGCCCGGACAGGCGCGTGTGCTGGTGGTGGACGACGACGCCGCCACGAGGCGCGTGTTGTGCGCGCAGTTGGAGCGGCTGGGCGGCGTGCAGGTCTTCGAGGCGGCGGACGGCGAGAGCGCGGTGGAGCTCGCGCGCGAGACGACGCCGGACCTCATCGTCCTGGACGTGGGCCTGCCGAGGCTGGACGGCTTCGAGGTGGTGGACATCCTGCGCCAGGGCAAGGGGCGCACCACGCCGCTGATTGTGTTTACCGGCCGCGAGCTGTCCCGTACGGACCAGCGGCAACTGACGCTGGGAATCACCCGGCACCTCACGAAGGCGCGCTCCTCGGAGGACGAGCTGGTGTCCTCCGTGCGCGAGCTCCTCAACGGCCTGCTGTCGCGGCGAGATGCCGTGACGGCGGCGGCGAGAAAGGTCTGA
- a CDS encoding response regulator: MSSTQTLLFLEDDKDLQSLVCTFLREKGYRVEPARTAAEAMAVLARVPVDAAIVDGLLPGMTGADFIRELRKTQPDLPILFASAFWKDLKSHELLTRQLRVARIIHKPYRPEELLVWVAQLFAPVTPPPPPPEALEEADAVAGDDLAASLAALNAEYGARLREKVSGLEALLGRVRAGETEALDEAYTVVHKLHGTAGSYGYAEVSSAAGRLELVLKPAREGGGLDVGAMEEAFRELAAKAAVSVKPAPVAKAPGPLLPTEGVLLVVDRDAAVLAEAERLGKAHVVRVLTARTADEALAVARRQWVDGVLVHMHLDGPLGGITVAHALRAEEGLGMLPLAFTGAGGALEDRVAAAHAGASLFLPRPFTSQDFTAAAERMVAARRPERARVLVVDDDPEAITALTHALASDHIEVVGLGDAHGLMEALAEHRPDLLLLDVQMPGPSGFDLCRILRSTPEWQELPVLLITAHVGLEFRLAAFQAGADDYLSKPVLREELRARVQARLERARLSKERAERDALTGLLLRRPFIDGVRARLAEAQRQSKPLALCFLDVDHFKQVNDKYGHLAGDRVLTRLGRLLGARFRREDVRGRWGGEEFVVALLGETAASAKEILSRTAAELAGMTFEGDAGESFHITFSAGISVSSTDGASVEELLKTADARLYRAKANGRNRIET, encoded by the coding sequence ATGAGCAGCACTCAGACGCTCCTGTTCCTCGAGGACGACAAGGATTTGCAGTCGCTGGTGTGCACCTTCCTGCGGGAGAAGGGCTACCGCGTGGAGCCCGCGCGCACCGCCGCCGAGGCCATGGCCGTGCTCGCGCGCGTGCCGGTGGACGCGGCGATAGTGGACGGCCTGCTGCCGGGGATGACGGGCGCGGACTTCATCCGCGAGCTGCGCAAGACGCAGCCGGACCTGCCCATCCTCTTCGCGTCGGCCTTCTGGAAGGACCTGAAGAGCCACGAGCTGCTCACGCGGCAGCTGCGGGTGGCGCGCATCATCCACAAGCCGTACCGGCCGGAGGAGCTGCTCGTCTGGGTGGCGCAGCTCTTCGCGCCCGTCACGCCGCCGCCCCCGCCGCCCGAGGCGCTGGAAGAGGCGGACGCGGTGGCCGGGGACGACCTGGCCGCGAGCCTCGCCGCGCTGAACGCGGAGTACGGCGCGAGGCTGCGGGAGAAGGTGTCCGGGCTGGAGGCGCTGCTGGGCCGCGTGCGCGCGGGTGAGACGGAGGCGCTGGACGAGGCGTACACGGTTGTCCACAAGTTGCACGGCACGGCGGGCAGCTACGGCTACGCGGAGGTGAGCAGCGCGGCGGGCCGGCTGGAGCTGGTGCTGAAGCCGGCGCGCGAGGGAGGGGGGCTGGACGTGGGAGCGATGGAGGAGGCCTTCCGCGAGCTGGCGGCGAAGGCGGCGGTGTCGGTGAAGCCGGCGCCCGTGGCGAAGGCGCCGGGGCCGCTGCTGCCCACGGAGGGCGTGCTGCTGGTGGTGGACAGGGACGCGGCGGTGCTGGCGGAGGCGGAGCGGCTGGGGAAGGCGCACGTGGTGCGGGTGCTGACGGCGCGCACGGCGGACGAGGCGCTCGCGGTGGCTCGGCGGCAGTGGGTGGACGGAGTGCTGGTGCACATGCACCTGGACGGCCCGCTGGGTGGAATCACGGTGGCGCACGCGCTGCGAGCGGAGGAGGGGCTGGGGATGTTGCCGCTGGCCTTCACGGGGGCGGGAGGGGCGCTGGAGGACCGGGTGGCGGCGGCGCACGCGGGGGCGTCGTTGTTCCTGCCGAGGCCCTTCACGTCACAGGACTTCACGGCGGCAGCGGAGCGGATGGTGGCGGCGCGGCGTCCGGAGCGCGCGCGGGTGCTGGTGGTGGACGACGACCCGGAAGCGATTACGGCGCTGACGCACGCGCTGGCGAGCGACCACATCGAGGTGGTGGGGCTGGGGGACGCGCACGGGCTGATGGAGGCGCTGGCGGAGCACCGGCCGGATTTGCTGTTGCTGGACGTGCAGATGCCGGGGCCGAGCGGGTTCGATTTGTGCCGGATTCTGCGGTCGACGCCGGAGTGGCAGGAGCTGCCGGTGTTGTTGATTACGGCGCACGTGGGGCTGGAGTTCCGGCTGGCGGCGTTCCAGGCGGGGGCGGACGACTACCTGTCGAAGCCGGTGCTGCGCGAGGAGTTGAGGGCGCGCGTGCAGGCGAGGCTGGAGCGGGCGCGGCTGTCGAAGGAGCGCGCGGAGCGGGACGCGCTGACGGGGCTGCTGTTGAGGAGGCCGTTCATCGACGGGGTGAGGGCGCGGCTGGCGGAGGCGCAGCGGCAGAGCAAGCCGCTGGCGCTGTGCTTCCTGGACGTGGACCACTTCAAGCAGGTGAACGACAAGTACGGGCACCTGGCGGGAGACCGGGTGCTGACGCGGCTGGGTCGGCTGCTCGGGGCGAGGTTCCGTCGCGAGGACGTGCGGGGACGGTGGGGTGGAGAGGAGTTCGTGGTGGCGCTGCTGGGAGAGACGGCGGCGAGCGCGAAGGAGATTCTCTCGCGCACGGCGGCGGAGCTCGCGGGGATGACGTTCGAAGGAGACGCGGGCGAGTCCTTCCACATCACGTTCAGCGCGGGCATCTCCGTGTCATCGACGGACGGTGCCTCGGTGGAAGAGCTGCTGAAGACCGCGGATGCACGGCTGTACCGCGCCAAGGCGAACGGGCGGAACCGTATCGAGACGTGA